A genomic window from Macaca mulatta isolate MMU2019108-1 chromosome 19, T2T-MMU8v2.0, whole genome shotgun sequence includes:
- the TYROBP gene encoding TYRO protein tyrosine kinase-binding protein isoform X1, which translates to MGGLEPCSRLLLLPLLLAVGGLRPVQAQAQSDCSCSTVSPGVLAGIVLGDLVLTVLIALAVYFLGRLVPRGRGAAEATRKQRITETESPYQVRKPDCPPHISLLSGDICPILLHAIRGTSKPLSLKHPQTLRAHGTSVQN; encoded by the exons ATGGGGGGCCTTGAACCCTGCAGCAGgctcctgctcctgcctctcCTGCTGGCTGTAGGTG gTCTCCGTCCTgtccaggcccaggcccagagcG ATTGCAGTTGCTCTACGGTGAGCCCGGGCGTGCTGGCAGGGATCGTGCTGGGGGACTTGGTGCTGACAGTGCTCATCGCCCTGGCTGTGTACTTCCTGGGCCGGCTGGTCCCTCGGGGGCGAGGGGCTGCGGAGG CGACCCGGAAACAGCGTATCACTGAGACGGAGTCGCCTTATCAGGTGAGAAAACCAGACTGTCCTCCTCACATTTCACTCCTGTCTGGGGATATCTGCCCAATACTCCTTCATGCCATCAGAGGGACTTCAAAGCCACTCTCCCTGAAGCACCCCCAAACCTTGAGGGCACATGGGACATCTGTCCAAAACTGA